The nucleotide window TCGCTAAATCCGCACATAAATCAATAAATTTATCGCGATCAACATGATAAAAAGCAAAATCCTCATTTTCCGCTTCGATTTCAGGCATTACCGGTTCAATATATTTACAATCGCCGCACCAATCAGCACTAAACATAAAAACTGATTTACCTTCTGCTTTGATATTGTTAAATTGCTCTACTGATTCTAAGTTTTTCATTTCGCTACACTCCTTCTTCTTCATACTAGTTAAA belongs to Listeria swaminathanii and includes:
- a CDS encoding thioredoxin family protein, whose amino-acid sequence is MKNLESVEQFNNIKAEGKSVFMFSADWCGDCKYIEPVMPEIEAENEDFAFYHVDRDKFIDLCADLAIFGIPSFLAFEDDEEVGRFVSKDRKTKEEINDFLAAI